One region of Thalassophryne amazonica chromosome 16, fThaAma1.1, whole genome shotgun sequence genomic DNA includes:
- the arl6ip1 gene encoding ADP-ribosylation factor-like protein 6-interacting protein 1 encodes MANGDNKSANMLALETAQLEEQLQGWGEVILAGDRVLRWEKPWFPGVLIAATTVLFLLIYYLDPSVLTGLSCTVMLLCLADYLVPTLAPRVFGSNKWMTEQQQRFHEICCNLVKTKRRVVGWWKRLYTLKEEKPKMYFASVISSLLAVAWIGQQVHNLLLTYLIVNFLLLLPGLNQHGVITKYATMAKREINKLLKQKEKKNE; translated from the exons GCTCTGGAAACGGCCCAGCTGGAGGAGCAGCTGCAGGGCTGGGGTGAGGTCATCCTGGCTGGAGACCGTGTCCTGCGCTGGGAGAAGCCTTGGTTTCCTGGTGTCCTAATAGCCGCCACCACTGTGCTCTTCTT GTTGATTTACTACTTGGACCCGTCAGTCCTGACTGGGCTGTCCTGCACTGTCATGCTGCTCTGCCTGGCTGATTACCTGGTGCCCACCCTTGCTCCACGAGTCTTTGGCTCCAATAAGTG GATGACTGAACAGCAGCAGCGTTTCCATGAAATCTGCTGCAACCTGGTGAAGACTAAGCGCCGCGTCGTGGGCTGGTGGAAGCGTCTCTATACCCTCAAGGAAGAGAAGCCCAAAATG TACTTTGCCTCAGTGATCAGCAGTCTGCTAGCAGTGGCCTGGATTGGACAGCAGGTGCACAATCTGTTGCTCACCTACCTGATTG TGAACTTCTTGTTGCTTCTGCCCGGACTCAACCAACATGGTGTCATCACCAAATATGCCACGATGGCCAAGAGGGAGATCAACAAGCTGCTCAAACAAAAGGAGAAGAAGAATGAATAG